The following proteins are co-located in the Castanea sativa cultivar Marrone di Chiusa Pesio chromosome 8, ASM4071231v1 genome:
- the LOC142606484 gene encoding serine/threonine-protein phosphatase 7 long form homolog: MQYIDIVGFTGLFKVPDMEVNHALITALVEQWHLETHMFHLPHGEMGITLQNIEVMLGIPVDGLPITRKTNIKWSELCRELLGHEPLPSIPNSNKSILLGARIRYMWLDAQFAAPLATDTDDEVVQRHAHYHLLVWMRALLFMDKSANWVSLMPLQFLNPISNVR; the protein is encoded by the coding sequence ATGCAATACATCGATATAGTAGGTTTCACCGGATTATTCAAGGTTCCTGATATGGAGGTCAACCATGCCTTGATCACAGCCTTGGTCGAGCAGTGGCATCTAGAGACGCACATGTTCCACTTACCCCATGGAGAAATGGGTATCACCTTGCAAAATATAGAGGTGATGCTAGGGATTCCGGTGGATGGGTTGCCTATCACTAGGAAGACAAACATAAAGTGGAGTGAGCTGTGCCGAGAGTTGTTGGGCCATGAACCTCTGCCCTCGATACCTAACTCAAATAAGTCTATCCTTCTTGGGGCGAGGATAAGATACATGTGGCTTGATGCACAGTTTGCCGCTCCCCTAGCTACGGACACTGATGATGAAGTAGTGCAGCGACATGCCCACTACCACCTACTTGTTTGGATGAGGGCACTGTTGTTCATGGACAAGTCAGCAAACTGGGTCTCACTCATGCCTCTGCAATTCCTTAACCCAATCAGCAATGTGAGATAG